In Populus trichocarpa isolate Nisqually-1 chromosome 7, P.trichocarpa_v4.1, whole genome shotgun sequence, the following proteins share a genomic window:
- the LOC18101054 gene encoding aconitate hydratase 1 isoform X1, translated as MANENPFKSILKTLEKPGGEFGKYYSLPALNDPRIDRLPYSIKILLESAIRNCDEFQVKSKDVEKIIDWENTSPKLVEIPFKPARVLLQDFTGVPAVVDLACMRDAMSNLGGDSNKINPLVPVDLVIDHSVQVDVSRSENAVQANMEFEFHRNKERFAFLKWGSNAFQNMLVVPPGSGIVHQVNLEYLGRVVFNTNGLLYPDSVVGTDSHTTMIDGLGVAGWGVGGIEAEAAMLGQPMSMVLPGVVGFKLSGKLRDGVTATDLVLTVTQMLRKHGVVGKFVEFYGEGMSELSLADRATIANMSPEYGATMGFFPVDHVTLQYLKLTGRSDGTVSMIESYLRANKMFVDYSEPQIDRVYSSYIALNLRDVEPCISGPKRPHDRVPLREMKADWHACLDNKVGFKGFAIPKESQSKVAEFNFHGTPAQLRHGDVVIAAITSCTNTSNPSVMLGSALVAKKACELGLEVKPWIKTSLAPGSGVVTKYMEKSGLQKYLNQLGFHIVGYGCTTCIGNSGDIDEAVASAITENDVVAAAVLSGNRNFEGRVHPLTRANYLASPPLVVAYALAGTVDIDFETEPIGVGKDGKKIFFRDIWPSNDEVAQVVHSSVLPDMFKATYQAITKGNPMWNQLSIPSGTLYDWDPKSTYIHEPPYFKSMTMSPPGPHGVKDAYCLLNFGDSITTDHISPAGSIHKDSPAARYLMERGVDRRDFNSYGSRRGNDDVMARGTFANIRIVNKLLGGEVGPKTIHFPTREKLSVFDVAMRYKSEGHDTVILAGAEYGSGSSRDWAAKGPMLLGVKAVMAKSFERIHRSNLVGMGIIPLCFKSGEDAETLGLTGHERYSLDLPSNVSEIRPGQDVTVVTDNGKQFTCTLRYDTEVELAYFDHGGILQYAIRNLIHTKH; from the exons ATGG CGAATGAAAATCCTTTCAAGTCTATATTGAAGACACTAGAGAAACCTGGTGGTGAATTTGGCAAGTACTATAGCTTGCCTGCTCTCAATGACCCCAGAATTg atagatTGCCATATTCGATTAAGATCCTTTTGGAATCGGCGATTAGAAACTGCGATGAGTTTCAGGTCAAGAGTAAGGATGTTGAGAAGATTATTGATTGGGAGAATACTTCTCCTAAACTAGTTGAAATTCCGTTCAAGCCTGCAAGAGTGCTTCTTCAG GATTTCACTGGTGTTCCTGCTGTTGTTGACCTTGCCTGCATGCGAGATGCGATGAGTAATCTGGGAGGTGATTCTAATAAGATCAACCCATTG GTTCCAGTTGATCTTGTTATTGATCACTCAGTTCAGGTTGATGTGTCAAGATCAGAAAACGCAGTGCAGGCAAATATGGAGTTTGAGTTCcatagaaacaaagaaagatttgCTTTCCTTAAATGGGGTTCAAATGCTTTCCAAAACATGCTTGTTGTTCCGCCTGGGTCTGGTATAGTTCACCAG GTCAACTTGGAATACCTTGGGAGAGTGGTGTTCAACACAAATGGTTTACTTTATCCTGATAGTGTTGTTGGAACAGACTCGCACACTACCATGATAGATGGATTAGGTGTTGCTGGCTGGGGAGTTGGCGGGATAGAAGCTGAGGCTGCAATGCTTGGCCAG CCCATGAGCATGGTCCTGCCTGGTGTGGTTGGTTTTAAGTTATCAGGAAAACTTAGAGATGGTGTTACAGCCACCGATTTGGTATTGACAGTAACTCAAATGCTGAGAAAGCATGGGGTTGTTGGCAAGTTTGTGGAGTTCTACG GTGAGGGAATGAGTGAATTGTCACTAGCAGACCGCGCTACTATTGCCAATATGTCTCCTGAGTATGGTGCAACGATGGGTTTCTTTCCTGTGGATCATGTCACGCTGCAATATCTGAAACTGACAGGCAGAAGCGATGGAACT GTCTCTATGATAGAATCCTATTTAAGAGCTAACAAGATGTTTGTGGACTACAGTGAG CCCCAGATTGACAGAGTGTACTCTTCTTATATAGCATTGAACCTTCGGGACGTGGAACCTTGTATATCAGGACCTAAGAG GCCACATGATCGAGTTCCTTTGAGAGAAATGAAAGCTGATTGGCATGCATGCTTAGACAACAAGGTTGGATTTAAG GGATTTGCTATACCAAAAGAATCTCAAAGCAAGGTTGCTGAGTTCAATTTTCACGGGACTCCAGCCCAACTGAGACATGGTGATGTTGTTATAGCTGCTATTACTAGTTGCACAAATACCTCAAACCCTAGTGTCATGCTTGGATCTGCTTTGGTTGCAAAGAAAGCTTGTGAACTAGGATTGGAG GTGAAACCATGGATTAAGACAAGTCTTGCTCCAGGTTCTGGGGTTGTAACCAAATACATGGAAAAGAG TGGCTTGCAGAAATATCTGAATCAGCTAGGGTTTCATATTGTTGGTTATGGATGCACCACTTGCATTGGGAATTCTGGAGATATAGATGAAGCTGTGGCATCAGCTATCACTGAAAATG ATGTAGTGGCTGCTGCTGTGTTGTCTGGGAATAGGAATTTTGAGGGTCGTGTCCATCCTTTAACAAGAGCTAATTATCTTGCTTCGCCTCCACTTGTGGTAGCCTATGCACTTGCTGGAACG GTGGATATTGATTTTGAAACAGAGCCAATTGGTGTAGGAAAAGATggaaagaagatatttttcaGGGATATCTGGCCTTCTAATGACGAAGTTGCTCAA GTTGTCCATTCAAGTGTGCTACCTGATATGTTTAAGGCTACATATCAGGCAATCACCAAGGGAAATCCCATGTGGAATCAATTATCCATTCCTTCGGGCACTCTGTATGATTGGGACCCCAAATCAACTTACATACATGAGCCACCATATTTCAAAAGCATGACTATGTCTCCTCCAGGACCACATGGTGTGAAGGATGCTTACTGCTTACTCAACTTTGGGGACAGTATTACAACTGATCACATTTCACCAGCTGGCAGCATCCACAAGGACAGTCCTGCTGCTAGATACCTCATGGAACGAGGGGTTGATAGAAGGGACTTCAATTCGTATGGAAGTCGTCGTGGTAATGATGACGTGATGGCAAGGGGCACATTTGCTAACATTCGAATTGTCAACAAACTATTGGGAGGAGAAGTTGGGCCTAAAACAATTCATTTTCCCACTAGAGAGAAACTATCTGTGTTTGATGTTGCCATG aggtacaagagtgaggGACATGATACAGTTATTTTGGCTGGTGCTGAGTATGGGAGTGGAAGTTCTCGTGATTGGGCTGCCAAGGGTCCAATGCTACTG GGTGTGAAAGCAGTGATGGCCAAGAGCTTTGAGCGAATTCATCGCAGTAATTTGGTGGGAATGGGTATCATTCCACTTTGTTTCAAGTCCGGGGAGGATGCTGAGACACTTGGCTTAACTGGGCATGAGCGCTACAGCCTTGATCTTCCTAGCAACGTGAGTGAGATTAGACCAGGTCAAGATGTTACAGTGGTGACAGACAATGGCAAGCAATTTACATGTACCTTGCGTTATGATACAGAG GTGGAACTGGCTTATTTTGATCATGGAGGCATTCTGCAATATGCCATCAGAAACCTGATTCACACCAAACATTGA
- the LOC18101055 gene encoding LOW QUALITY PROTEIN: probable prolyl 4-hydroxylase 10 (The sequence of the model RefSeq protein was modified relative to this genomic sequence to represent the inferred CDS: inserted 2 bases in 1 codon) — MAKARYSRISTRKSPSSTLIRKSLNVXTFVILILLALGILSIPSTSSSDSSRKANDLSSIAHNSKIHESGDDEGKAEQWVEAISWEPRAFIYHNFLTKAECDYLINLAKPHMQKSMVVDSSSGKSKDSRVRTSSGTFLPRGRDKIIRDIEKRIADFSFIPSEHGEGLQILHYEVGQKYEPHFDYFMDDYNTENGGQRIATVLMYLSDVEEGGETVFPSAKGNISSVPWWNELSECGKGGLSVKPKMGDALLFWSMKPDASLDPSSLHGGCPVIRGNKWSSTKWMRVNEYKA, encoded by the exons ATGGCGAAAGCGAGATACTCACGAATTTCAACACGAAAATCACCGTCATCGACACTTATACGAAAATCACTTAACGT CACTTTCGTGATTTTAATTCTTCTCGCTCTCGGAATTCTCTCGATTCCGAGCACTTCTTCTTCTGATTCGTCGCGTAAAGCTAACGATCTCAGCTCCATCGCTCATAATAGCAAAATTCATGA GAGTGGAGATGATGAAGGCAAAGCAGAGCAATGGGTAGAGGCTATCTCGTGGGAGCCTCGTGcttttatttatcataattttttg ACCAAAGCGGAATGTGATTACTTAATCAATCTTGCAAAGCCACATATGCAAAAGTCGATGGTTGTTGACAGTTCATCTGGGAAGAGTAAAGATAGTAG AGTGCGTACGAGTTCTGGAACATTTCTACCGAGAGGTCGTGACAAAATCATTAGAGATATTGAGAAAAGAATTGCTGATTTTAGCTTTATTCCTTCAG AGCATGGCGAAGGGCTTCAAATTCTCCACTACGAAGTTGGGCAGAAGTATGAGCCTCACTTTGACTACTTTATGGATGATTATAACACCGAAAATGGGGGTCAACGCATAGCCACTGTTCTCATGTACCT CTCAGATGTTGAAGAAGGGGGTGAGACTGTGTTTCCTTCTGCCAAGGGGAACATTAGTTCAGTGCCTTGGTGGAACGAGTTATCTGAATGTGGAAAGGGGGGCCTCTCTGTTAAACCAAAGATGGGTGATGCATTGCTGTTCTGGAGTATGAAACCTGATGCCTCTCTAGATCCATCAAGTTTGCATG GTGGTTGCCCTGTGATTCGAGGTAATAAGTGGTCATCAACCAAATGGATGCGTGTGAATGAGTACAAGGCCTGA
- the LOC112328236 gene encoding uncharacterized protein LOC112328236 translates to MVRTRQGAIIDPYPVRGSDQSFRNESDPDWDPLADTSSYIPATSVYSEAGESVRLQDDSLSHQADVSMPEVSDRRGGDNIPPPVEPIAVSNPFSDPAFMEHIVRAVVVGMVAGASGTAPRSGGVVTIVQWVKGMREMGCMTYGGEEDADVARHWLRKVERVINQMQVLEELRVDCVTQLLVDSAHSWWETIRERRSGEVLRWRDFREEFEERYYSWEHRKEKEQEFLDLRQGDLTVLEYERRFQDLAAFASTYLPTEHHRVERFRDGLRRELRMILIAMQFQSVRELVRATQGMERVIRDTLKPVVEQSQEDLDGSVEEELEEDSLDRESKLLEGLQSKKDQYIYFVRGRGCYYCGDTSHRKKDCPRTTEGAHGQRIEVQSQQQSVTVNCPIRPTQSGMSATRGRPRNQEGRTQGRVYHMTYEDVGAVPDVVAEELPGLPQVREIEVSIETIPGVSPISQSPYRMAPMELAKLKV, encoded by the exons atggtgagaacaaggcaaggaGCCATAATTGATCCATACCCAGTTCGGGGAAGTGACCAGAGTTTTCGAAATGAAAGTGATCCAGACTGGGATCCCTTGGCAGACACCTCCTCTTATATACCTGCAACATCAGTGTACTCTGAAGCTGGCGAGTCAGTGAgacttcaagatgattcgtTGTCCCATCAGGCAGATGTGTCCATGCCCGAGGTATCAGACAGACGGgggggagataatataccccCACCAGTGGAACCGATAGCTGTATCAAACCCATTTTCAGATCCTGCTTTTATGGAACATATAGTCAGAGCTGTAGTAGTAGGAATGGTAGCGGGAGCCTCCGGTACAGCTCCTAGATCAGGGGGAGTAGTCACTATAGTGCAATGGGTGAAGGGTatgagagagatgggttgtatgacttacGGTGGTGAAGAGGATGCTGATGTTGCTAGGCATTGGCTGAGGAAagtggaaagagttataaatcagatgcaGGTGCTAGAGGAGCTACGAGTGGATTGTGTGACTCAGCTATTGGTTGATAGTGCCCACTCTTGGTGGGAGACCATTAGAGAGAGGAGATCAGGGGAGGTATTGAGATGGAGGGACTTTCGtgaagagtttgaggagaggTACTATTCTTGGGAACATAGGAAGGAGAAAGAACAGGAGTTCTTGGATTTGAGGCAGGGAGATTTGACAGTTCTGGAGTATGAGAGGAGATTTCAGGACTTAGCAGCTTTTGCCTCCACCTACCTTCCCACAGAGCACCACAGGGTTGAGAGGTTCCGTGATGGACTAAGGCGGGAACtgaggatgatattgatagccatGCAGTTTCAGTCTGTGCGGGAATTGGTACGGGCAACTCAGGGTATGGAGAGGGTAATAAGGGATACCCTAAAACCAGTGGTCGAGCAGAGTCAG GAGGATCTAGACGGGTCAGTGGAAGAGGAGCTTGAGGAGGATAGTCTAGACAGGGAGTCAAAACTGCTGGAGGGTCTACAGAGCAAAAAGGACCAGTATATCTATTTTGTCAGAG GAAGAGGCTGTTACTATTGTGGGGACACGAGTCACAGGAAGAAGGATTGTCCTCGTACTACCGAGGGAGCCCATGGTCAGAGGATTGAGGTTCAGAGCCAACAACAATCGGTGACAGTCAATTGTCCTATCAGGCCTACCCAGTCAGGGATGAGTGCTACTCGTGGGAGGCCCAGAAATCAGGAGGGGAGGACTCAGGGTCGGGTATACCACATGACCTACGAGGATGTGGGAGCTGTACcagatgtggtggcag AAGAGTTGCCGGGATTACCTCaagttagagaaattgaagtttccatagAAACTATTCCAGGAGTTTCTCCTATATCCCAGTCTCCTTATAGGATGGCTCCTATGGAATTGGCGAAACTGAAGGTCTAG
- the LOC18101054 gene encoding aconitate hydratase 1 isoform X2 — MTPELVNLEYLGRVVFNTNGLLYPDSVVGTDSHTTMIDGLGVAGWGVGGIEAEAAMLGQPMSMVLPGVVGFKLSGKLRDGVTATDLVLTVTQMLRKHGVVGKFVEFYGEGMSELSLADRATIANMSPEYGATMGFFPVDHVTLQYLKLTGRSDGTVSMIESYLRANKMFVDYSEPQIDRVYSSYIALNLRDVEPCISGPKRPHDRVPLREMKADWHACLDNKVGFKGFAIPKESQSKVAEFNFHGTPAQLRHGDVVIAAITSCTNTSNPSVMLGSALVAKKACELGLEVKPWIKTSLAPGSGVVTKYMEKSGLQKYLNQLGFHIVGYGCTTCIGNSGDIDEAVASAITENDVVAAAVLSGNRNFEGRVHPLTRANYLASPPLVVAYALAGTVDIDFETEPIGVGKDGKKIFFRDIWPSNDEVAQVVHSSVLPDMFKATYQAITKGNPMWNQLSIPSGTLYDWDPKSTYIHEPPYFKSMTMSPPGPHGVKDAYCLLNFGDSITTDHISPAGSIHKDSPAARYLMERGVDRRDFNSYGSRRGNDDVMARGTFANIRIVNKLLGGEVGPKTIHFPTREKLSVFDVAMRYKSEGHDTVILAGAEYGSGSSRDWAAKGPMLLGVKAVMAKSFERIHRSNLVGMGIIPLCFKSGEDAETLGLTGHERYSLDLPSNVSEIRPGQDVTVVTDNGKQFTCTLRYDTEVELAYFDHGGILQYAIRNLIHTKH, encoded by the exons ATGACCCCAGAATTg GTCAACTTGGAATACCTTGGGAGAGTGGTGTTCAACACAAATGGTTTACTTTATCCTGATAGTGTTGTTGGAACAGACTCGCACACTACCATGATAGATGGATTAGGTGTTGCTGGCTGGGGAGTTGGCGGGATAGAAGCTGAGGCTGCAATGCTTGGCCAG CCCATGAGCATGGTCCTGCCTGGTGTGGTTGGTTTTAAGTTATCAGGAAAACTTAGAGATGGTGTTACAGCCACCGATTTGGTATTGACAGTAACTCAAATGCTGAGAAAGCATGGGGTTGTTGGCAAGTTTGTGGAGTTCTACG GTGAGGGAATGAGTGAATTGTCACTAGCAGACCGCGCTACTATTGCCAATATGTCTCCTGAGTATGGTGCAACGATGGGTTTCTTTCCTGTGGATCATGTCACGCTGCAATATCTGAAACTGACAGGCAGAAGCGATGGAACT GTCTCTATGATAGAATCCTATTTAAGAGCTAACAAGATGTTTGTGGACTACAGTGAG CCCCAGATTGACAGAGTGTACTCTTCTTATATAGCATTGAACCTTCGGGACGTGGAACCTTGTATATCAGGACCTAAGAG GCCACATGATCGAGTTCCTTTGAGAGAAATGAAAGCTGATTGGCATGCATGCTTAGACAACAAGGTTGGATTTAAG GGATTTGCTATACCAAAAGAATCTCAAAGCAAGGTTGCTGAGTTCAATTTTCACGGGACTCCAGCCCAACTGAGACATGGTGATGTTGTTATAGCTGCTATTACTAGTTGCACAAATACCTCAAACCCTAGTGTCATGCTTGGATCTGCTTTGGTTGCAAAGAAAGCTTGTGAACTAGGATTGGAG GTGAAACCATGGATTAAGACAAGTCTTGCTCCAGGTTCTGGGGTTGTAACCAAATACATGGAAAAGAG TGGCTTGCAGAAATATCTGAATCAGCTAGGGTTTCATATTGTTGGTTATGGATGCACCACTTGCATTGGGAATTCTGGAGATATAGATGAAGCTGTGGCATCAGCTATCACTGAAAATG ATGTAGTGGCTGCTGCTGTGTTGTCTGGGAATAGGAATTTTGAGGGTCGTGTCCATCCTTTAACAAGAGCTAATTATCTTGCTTCGCCTCCACTTGTGGTAGCCTATGCACTTGCTGGAACG GTGGATATTGATTTTGAAACAGAGCCAATTGGTGTAGGAAAAGATggaaagaagatatttttcaGGGATATCTGGCCTTCTAATGACGAAGTTGCTCAA GTTGTCCATTCAAGTGTGCTACCTGATATGTTTAAGGCTACATATCAGGCAATCACCAAGGGAAATCCCATGTGGAATCAATTATCCATTCCTTCGGGCACTCTGTATGATTGGGACCCCAAATCAACTTACATACATGAGCCACCATATTTCAAAAGCATGACTATGTCTCCTCCAGGACCACATGGTGTGAAGGATGCTTACTGCTTACTCAACTTTGGGGACAGTATTACAACTGATCACATTTCACCAGCTGGCAGCATCCACAAGGACAGTCCTGCTGCTAGATACCTCATGGAACGAGGGGTTGATAGAAGGGACTTCAATTCGTATGGAAGTCGTCGTGGTAATGATGACGTGATGGCAAGGGGCACATTTGCTAACATTCGAATTGTCAACAAACTATTGGGAGGAGAAGTTGGGCCTAAAACAATTCATTTTCCCACTAGAGAGAAACTATCTGTGTTTGATGTTGCCATG aggtacaagagtgaggGACATGATACAGTTATTTTGGCTGGTGCTGAGTATGGGAGTGGAAGTTCTCGTGATTGGGCTGCCAAGGGTCCAATGCTACTG GGTGTGAAAGCAGTGATGGCCAAGAGCTTTGAGCGAATTCATCGCAGTAATTTGGTGGGAATGGGTATCATTCCACTTTGTTTCAAGTCCGGGGAGGATGCTGAGACACTTGGCTTAACTGGGCATGAGCGCTACAGCCTTGATCTTCCTAGCAACGTGAGTGAGATTAGACCAGGTCAAGATGTTACAGTGGTGACAGACAATGGCAAGCAATTTACATGTACCTTGCGTTATGATACAGAG GTGGAACTGGCTTATTTTGATCATGGAGGCATTCTGCAATATGCCATCAGAAACCTGATTCACACCAAACATTGA